The proteins below come from a single Drosophila kikkawai strain 14028-0561.14 chromosome 3R, DkikHiC1v2, whole genome shotgun sequence genomic window:
- the LOC108080889 gene encoding uncharacterized protein, protein MNHLKYLLLGLSLLLVVGNVWTYCQLSKANTWTDRTFAQNVNNRFELLLTDRLQPNQLLYLLCGGGQAIFSTTCLSSGILYPPLPTTNCTVALAPAVEAVRDPSCPHTMYRVGFTYQQQFLEIYRSCYQASTMTAYFSITKVYPTYLNSDSPPPTFDRDGLISPADAATFQRSSVFNRFEAILGPHQNYVPTAQTPSFDRGHLSPAGDHTFPRNLRQTNKYLNVVAQHQNINRSNWKIVENWVHRLFSEHQFDVLKVCTGTLDVLELNNIRSQPRQVFLAPNKNPVPKWMYKIVSHLSGYKVVVLTYNNGWANQSLNPSSVCQMVNCPRSLNPNGNGFTFCCDPAHFISHNVPKLTGVC, encoded by the exons ATGAACCATCTTAAGTATCTCCTGCTTGGGCTTAGTCTCCTACTGG TTGTGGGAAACGTGTGGACTTATTGCCAATTGAGCAAGGCCAATACCTGGACTGATCGAACCTTCGCCCAGAACGTAAACAACCGCTTTGAACTTCTGCTCACGGATCGGCTGCAGCCTAATCAGTTACTCTACCTGCTTTGCGGAGGTGGACAGGCGATTTTCAGCACCACCTGTCTGTCAAGCGGCATCCTTTACCCACCGCTGCCAACTACAAACTGCACGGTGGCTCTCGCGCCTGCCGTGGAGGCCGTCAGGGACCCCAGTTGCCCCCATACCATGTACCGCGTGGGCTTTACGTACCAACAGCAGTTTCTAGAGATCTATCGCAGCTGCTACCAGGCCTCCACCATGACAGCTTATTTCTCCATCACCAAGGTCTACCCCACCTATTTGA ATTCCGATTCCCCGCCTCCAACTTTCGACCGAGACGGACTAATTAGTCCAGCGGATGCTGCCACTTTTCAGCGGAGTAGCGTTTTCAATCGATTCGAGGCTATTCTGGGCCCACACCAGAACTATGTCCCGACTGCCCAAACTCCCTCCTTCGACCGCGGGCATCTGAGTCCGGCTGGAGACCACACCTTTCCGCGGAACCTGCGGCAGACGAACAAGTACCTCAATGTGGTGGCCCAGCACCAGAACATCAATCGCAGCAACTGGAAGATCGTAGAGAATTGGGTGCATCGTCTATTTTCTGAACATCAGTTTGATGTCCTCAAGGTCTGCACTGGAACACTAGATGTCCTTGAGTTGAACAATATAAGGTCGCAGCCGCGACAGGTTTTCCTGGCCCCGAACAAGAACCCGGTTCCAAAGTGGATGTACAAGATCGTTAGCCATCTCTCGGGCTACAAGGTCGTCGTGTTGACCTACAACAACGGATGGGCTAATCAGAGCCTAAACCCCTCATCGGTCTGTCAAATGGTCAATTGTCCGCGCTCGTTGAATCCGAATGGGAATGGTTTCACCTTCTGCTGCGATCCAGCCCATTTTATAAGCCACAATGTCCCTAAATTGACGGGCGTTTGCTAA
- the LOC108080990 gene encoding uncharacterized protein: MRRRMETTLQSSLRKSKLDPNGKCGVAVKQQLMPSEPPVEAKVNPIHFLERKSNDELVVHWTRTEKGQFPPIKLMPPW; the protein is encoded by the exons ATGCGTCGTCGAATGGAGACAACCCTGCAGTCAAGCCTGC GCAAGTCAAAATTGGATCCCAATGGAAAATGCGGCGTTGCCGTCAAACAGCAGCTGATGCCAAGTGAGCCACCTGTTGAGGCCAAGGTGAATCCCATCCACTTTCTCGAGCGCAAGAGCAATGACGAGCTCGTCGTGCACTGGACTCGCACTGAGAAAGGCCAGTTTCCACCCATTAAATTGATGCCGCCGTGGTAG